A stretch of the Chitinispirillales bacterium ANBcel5 genome encodes the following:
- the asrA gene encoding anaerobic sulfite reductase subunit AsrA has translation MNRLLKNKECNSLLGGLSADYRFFAPVRRAGRGRLSDTDLITYDQISSVEEIVWDEKTLRSAKEIMFPITETLMRFDQKTISQPSVVDNRGIVIFCRSCDIHAVSRLDKIFLDNGTSPDPYYERLREKIHFVLMECADPFKSCFCVSMKTNIPEKFIAAVREVDGGLKVLSQRRTLVDKLSTIGSECEFELHYPKQNGTEVFPPQTLDMPSELYDHEMWDEYSGRCIACGRCNTSCPTCSCFSVHDVMYDKDSGQAGERRRVWAGCHIDGFTDMAGGMEFRKSSGARMRFKTFHKIYDYRKRFGENMCVGCGRCDDICPEYISFSNCINKVSEQPGTQGESL, from the coding sequence TTGCTCCGGTAAGAAGAGCAGGCCGTGGACGTTTATCAGACACTGATCTTATAACGTACGATCAGATCTCATCTGTTGAAGAGATTGTGTGGGATGAAAAGACTCTTCGTTCGGCAAAAGAGATTATGTTTCCCATTACAGAAACACTGATGCGCTTTGATCAGAAAACCATTTCTCAGCCATCGGTTGTTGATAACAGGGGGATAGTTATATTCTGCCGCTCCTGTGATATACATGCCGTAAGCAGGCTCGATAAGATATTTCTGGATAATGGGACCAGTCCCGATCCCTACTATGAGCGGTTGCGTGAAAAGATCCATTTCGTGTTGATGGAATGTGCTGATCCGTTTAAAAGCTGTTTTTGTGTTTCGATGAAAACCAATATCCCGGAAAAGTTTATTGCCGCTGTGCGTGAAGTGGATGGAGGGCTTAAGGTGCTCTCTCAAAGACGTACTTTAGTAGACAAACTGTCTACTATCGGCTCTGAGTGTGAGTTTGAACTACACTACCCAAAGCAAAATGGAACAGAAGTGTTTCCACCGCAAACGCTTGACATGCCTTCGGAGCTTTATGATCATGAGATGTGGGATGAATACTCGGGCCGCTGCATCGCCTGTGGACGCTGTAATACATCCTGTCCAACGTGCAGCTGTTTCTCTGTTCATGATGTTATGTATGATAAGGATTCCGGACAAGCTGGTGAGAGGCGAAGAGTGTGGGCCGGTTGCCACATAGATGGATTTACCGATATGGCCGGGGGTATGGAATTTAGAAAAAGTTCAGGAGCCCGTATGAGGTTTAAGACGTTTCATAAGATATATGATTATCGAAAACGTTTTGGTGAGAACATGTGTGTAGGATGCGGGCGATGCGATGATATTTGCCCCGAATATATCTCCTTTTCAAATTGTATAAACAAAGTATCAGAACAACCAGGTACACAGGGTGAAAGCTTATGA
- the asrB gene encoding anaerobic sulfite reductase subunit AsrB, with translation MKNPYLPEPCRIVAIKEETDIESTFTLKSSIRPQHGQFVEVSKPGVGEAPISVSGFGEGFIELTIRKAGHLTGKILESQAGETLFVRGPYGVCFPADLFAGKNLIVASGGCAVAPVRTLIRSRLADQEQVSRTSLLFGFKDPQSILFRDEIDDWKEAVPVVVTIDKEACSWTGKTGFITAHVPDVAIADPATSYAVVVGPPVMMKYTTQEFMKRGLSPENIYVSFERRMACGIGKCGHCKIDDSYVCVDGPVYRYDKALRLLD, from the coding sequence ATGAAAAATCCGTATTTACCTGAACCATGCCGAATAGTGGCCATAAAGGAAGAAACAGATATTGAATCAACCTTTACACTTAAAAGTAGTATACGCCCGCAGCATGGTCAGTTTGTTGAAGTATCAAAACCGGGAGTAGGGGAGGCGCCTATTTCGGTGAGCGGATTTGGTGAGGGATTCATTGAACTTACTATACGCAAAGCCGGTCACCTTACAGGCAAAATCCTTGAAAGCCAAGCAGGGGAAACTCTCTTTGTGCGGGGACCTTACGGTGTTTGCTTTCCCGCCGATCTGTTTGCTGGAAAAAATCTTATTGTTGCCTCAGGAGGGTGTGCGGTGGCACCCGTTCGAACTTTGATCAGATCGCGACTGGCAGATCAGGAGCAGGTATCGCGCACCTCTCTTCTCTTTGGATTTAAAGACCCCCAATCTATACTTTTCAGAGATGAAATTGATGATTGGAAAGAAGCTGTGCCGGTTGTGGTAACTATTGATAAAGAGGCCTGTTCATGGACCGGAAAAACAGGGTTTATCACTGCCCACGTTCCTGATGTCGCAATCGCTGACCCTGCAACTTCGTATGCCGTTGTGGTGGGGCCTCCCGTAATGATGAAATATACCACACAGGAATTTATGAAACGCGGTTTATCCCCTGAAAACATCTACGTTTCTTTTGAAAGGCGAATGGCATGCGGGATTGGGAAGTGTGGACACTGCAAAATAGATGACAGCTACGTATGTGTTGATGGCCCGGTATATAGATATGATAAAGCACTACGTCTTTTAGACTGA
- the asrC gene encoding sulfite reductase subunit C: MIRDINRKKVTKNAWRLTSSRNKTCLRIRVPGGHLDARHLDLMKHIAQQFGNGTVHLTTRQGFEIPGIDFNAMAQINELISEYIKETEQKIGVQIPTPREGYPSAGTRNISACIGNRVCPFANYDTTSMALEIEKTVYPNDFHVKLALTGCPNDCIKAHMQDIGIIGQALPELESQACIGCEACVKNCRKKVTNALTVVDHKVERDNRRCIGCGECVLVCPTQAWSRNPVKYFRLVIMGRTGKKNPRLAAPFAEWLTQDEVIAILKNLYPYIDRHIDRSLVKEHVGYIADRTGYKELRNWLLKGIKLNPRARIAKTMQWSGYEYGYDTDRWDCSQTIAESTGE; the protein is encoded by the coding sequence ATGATCCGTGATATCAATCGTAAGAAAGTAACTAAGAATGCCTGGAGACTGACCAGCAGTCGCAACAAAACATGCCTGAGAATTCGTGTTCCCGGAGGGCATCTGGATGCACGGCACCTTGATCTTATGAAGCATATTGCTCAGCAATTTGGAAACGGCACTGTGCATCTGACAACCAGGCAGGGGTTTGAGATTCCGGGGATTGATTTTAATGCAATGGCTCAGATAAATGAGCTTATATCTGAGTATATAAAGGAAACAGAACAAAAAATCGGGGTACAAATTCCAACACCCCGCGAAGGGTACCCATCTGCGGGAACAAGAAACATCTCCGCCTGTATAGGAAACAGAGTCTGTCCGTTTGCAAATTATGACACAACCTCCATGGCTCTGGAGATAGAAAAAACGGTATATCCCAATGATTTTCATGTAAAATTAGCATTGACCGGATGCCCTAATGATTGCATTAAGGCGCATATGCAGGATATCGGTATTATAGGTCAGGCACTGCCTGAATTGGAATCGCAAGCCTGTATCGGTTGTGAAGCGTGTGTCAAAAACTGCAGAAAAAAGGTCACAAATGCACTTACGGTGGTTGATCATAAGGTTGAGAGGGATAATCGTCGCTGCATTGGCTGCGGCGAATGTGTATTGGTTTGTCCCACACAGGCCTGGAGCAGAAATCCGGTGAAATACTTTCGTTTGGTAATAATGGGGCGAACAGGGAAAAAGAATCCCCGCTTAGCAGCTCCCTTTGCCGAATGGTTAACTCAGGATGAAGTGATAGCGATCCTTAAAAACCTGTATCCCTACATTGATCGCCACATCGACAGGTCTCTTGTTAAGGAACATGTTGGTTACATAGCCGACCGAACAGGGTATAAGGAGCTGCGAAACTGGCTGCTTAAGGGTATTAAGCTTAATCCCAGGGCACGTATTGCCAAAACTATGCAATGGTCGGGGTATGAGTATGGATATGATACCGACAGGTGGGATTGTTCTCAGACCATTGCTGAGAGTACTGGTGAGTGA